The following are from one region of the Candidatus Atribacteria bacterium ADurb.Bin276 genome:
- a CDS encoding Laccase domain protein, giving the protein MSSILHFKILKHFPQLSHCLTTRHYEGDITTARGQEYFLKSYQFDQSNFILPKQVHGSEIQVIEDKGLLLSNKQFAADAVITKRKNIWIGVLVADCFPILIFEPSVNVIAVIHAGWRGIEQNIHLKTLKYLLEIMNCSIQHLLIGIGPGIGACCFEVGKEVSDKFVKRSTIAAQFVQPVSEQKALVDLRGLITSDFMMADIPLENIENMNYCTSCCSDLFYSYRNEGKNTGRMLLAARLNESSQDDK; this is encoded by the coding sequence ATGTCAAGCATTCTTCATTTTAAAATTTTGAAACATTTTCCCCAACTTTCTCATTGTTTAACCACTCGACATTATGAAGGGGATATCACTACCGCCCGGGGACAAGAATATTTCCTCAAAAGTTATCAATTCGATCAATCCAATTTCATCCTCCCCAAACAAGTTCATGGTTCTGAGATTCAAGTCATTGAAGATAAAGGTTTATTGTTAAGCAATAAGCAATTTGCAGCGGATGCGGTAATAACCAAACGAAAGAATATCTGGATAGGAGTATTAGTTGCTGACTGTTTTCCGATACTTATATTTGAACCATCGGTGAATGTGATTGCAGTAATTCATGCCGGCTGGAGAGGGATCGAACAGAATATTCATTTAAAAACCCTGAAATATCTCTTGGAAATCATGAATTGCTCGATTCAGCATCTTTTAATTGGTATAGGACCAGGAATTGGAGCTTGCTGTTTTGAAGTCGGGAAAGAAGTGAGCGATAAATTCGTAAAGAGATCTACAATTGCTGCTCAATTTGTTCAACCAGTTTCCGAACAGAAAGCTTTGGTTGATCTGAGAGGATTAATAACGTCTGATTTCATGATGGCCGATATTCCTCTTGAAAATATTGAGAACATGAATTATTGTACTTCTTGCTGTTCCGATTTGTTTTATTCTTATCGCAATGAAGGAAAAAACACTGGGAGAATGTTGTTAGCAGCTCGGTTAAATGAATCATCACAAGATGATAAATAA